The genomic window TGAAGTCGCGCCGCGCGGCATCCTCGGCCCAGTCCGTGCCGAAGCGCACGGTCGCATGGCGGCCGAAGGTCTCGACGTCGGCGCGAAGCGTGGTCACCTCGAACGGCTTGCCGTCACAGACCACCGTCACCGTGCCATGATCGATGCCGGTCGGGATCGCCTTCATGCCGCTTTCCCTGGCACGGGCGATGACGGCGTCGGGCAAAAGCGTTGTCGCAAGATCGGTATCGCCGACCGGAACGCCCATCAGCGCATTGCGCACCGCGCCGCCGACAATACGGGTTTCGCCGCCGTCGCCGTTGAGAAGGCGCAGAACCTTCCTGAGCCGGTCGTCGTTGAACCAGTCCTGACTGCCAAGCTCGATCACGCGTAAAGCCTTTCGTAAATTGTCCTGACGATGCCGGCGGTTATCCCCCAGATCCGGTGGTCGCCGAACTTGATTTCGTAATATTGCCGCATACTTCCGCCCAGCATCGCGGTGCCCCGGGCATGGTTGGCGGGGTCCATCATGAAGCCGAGCGGAACTTCGAACACCGCATCGACCTCATCGGGATTGATGTTCAGGGAAAAGCCCGGGCGCACCACCGAAAGAATCGGCGTGATCCGGAAGCCGCTGCCCGCGAGATAATCCGGCAAGCGGGCGACCGGCTGGACGAAATGGCGGGCAAGTCCGATTTCCTCCTCGCTTTCGCGCAGCGCCGCATCTTCCGGCGAACGGTCGTCCGGATCGATCGAGCCGCCCGGAAAGGCGATCTGGCCGGAATGCTTGCGCAGTTTCGTCGTGCGCCGGGTGAAGATCACCCGCGCCTCGTCGCCATAGTCGACCACCGGCACCAGCACGGCGGCCGCGCGCATATCCAGGTCTTCGTAATAGGCGAACAGATCGGGATTGAGCTTGTGATCGCCGTGATCGCGCCATGCATGTTCCGACGGCCGGCCGCGCTGGCGAAGCGCGCGTTCCCGGAAAGCGCCTGCGGCAAATGGTGTTTCCTTCACAGGCGTTGCTCCAACGCGGCCATATCCATGACCGGAAACGCAGCGCCGCCGGCGCGAATCGCGAACATCGCCCGGCCTTCGATCTCGATTTCCTCGCCAAGCGCCATCAGGTCATAGGTCAGCGCCCGCGAAAACAACGCCTCAAGCCGGCCGCGCACCAGCACATAGGGCTTCAGCCCGTCATCATCGCCGCTGGCATCGAAGCGCAACGGATGGTCGGGACCGGCCTCGACCAAATCGCCCATATTGGTGCGAATCACCAGCGTCCGGCTGTCTCCCACACCCTCGACCTCCATCCCGACGGCGATG from Martelella sp. NC20 includes these protein-coding regions:
- a CDS encoding DUF1285 domain-containing protein is translated as MTQGNIAGDAGGLASAITRQLDGGTLRKPAPVDAWEPAFCGDIDMEIRGDGAWLYQGSPIGRAALVQLFSTVLRKDEDGETYLVTPVEKLRIRVEDAPFIAVGMEVEGVGDSRTLVIRTNMGDLVEAGPDHPLRFDASGDDDGLKPYVLVRGRLEALFSRALTYDLMALGEEIEIEGRAMFAIRAGGAAFPVMDMAALEQRL
- a CDS encoding NUDIX hydrolase, coding for MKETPFAAGAFRERALRQRGRPSEHAWRDHGDHKLNPDLFAYYEDLDMRAAAVLVPVVDYGDEARVIFTRRTTKLRKHSGQIAFPGGSIDPDDRSPEDAALRESEEEIGLARHFVQPVARLPDYLAGSGFRITPILSVVRPGFSLNINPDEVDAVFEVPLGFMMDPANHARGTAMLGGSMRQYYEIKFGDHRIWGITAGIVRTIYERLYA